In a single window of the Candidatus Tisiphia endosymbiont of Nemotelus nigrinus genome:
- a CDS encoding mitochondrial fission ELM1 family protein, with the protein MYTIKAKIWVLADSRVGNVNQAIALAEKIGFGYQLKPVDYNFWGKLPNFLLAFSPIHVKKQLLQSWEMEGFPNLIISAGRRTASLASYLKHKSAGKVKIVQIMHPNLPFEQFDLIILPHHDKVSREELCTNEKNILRITGALNNVQAKIQAGGIELHKNYPNLKQFISVIIGGNSKNYQFTDENAREFAAILSNISKNQDAEYTLFISFSRRTPNSAKQIIKNKVPSSAIIYDPTEGESKPNPYFGMLAQADYIISTADSISMCSEAASTGKPLYIFCPSNFKSPKHLSFTQNLLELGIAKILDQSVTQLEQYNYTPLNEVEKIANIIVAKNWVKS; encoded by the coding sequence ATGTATACTATTAAAGCTAAAATTTGGGTATTAGCTGATAGCAGGGTAGGTAATGTAAATCAAGCCATAGCTCTAGCAGAGAAAATCGGTTTTGGTTACCAATTAAAACCTGTTGACTATAATTTTTGGGGTAAATTACCAAATTTTTTATTAGCCTTCAGCCCTATCCATGTAAAAAAGCAGCTGTTACAATCGTGGGAAATGGAGGGGTTTCCTAATTTAATAATTTCTGCTGGGAGAAGAACTGCTTCTTTAGCAAGTTATTTAAAACACAAGTCTGCTGGTAAAGTAAAAATTGTGCAAATTATGCACCCTAACCTACCATTTGAGCAATTTGACCTAATTATTTTACCACATCACGATAAGGTTAGCAGAGAAGAGCTATGTACAAATGAAAAGAATATACTAAGAATTACTGGGGCTCTTAATAATGTCCAAGCAAAAATACAGGCTGGTGGTATCGAATTACATAAAAATTATCCAAATCTTAAGCAATTTATATCGGTAATTATTGGTGGTAATAGCAAAAATTATCAGTTTACCGACGAGAATGCTCGTGAATTTGCTGCAATATTATCTAATATTAGTAAAAATCAAGATGCAGAATATACCCTGTTTATTAGCTTTAGTAGACGTACTCCTAATTCAGCAAAACAAATTATCAAAAATAAGGTACCTTCGTCTGCTATTATTTATGATCCAACAGAGGGAGAATCTAAACCTAACCCTTATTTTGGTATGTTGGCACAGGCAGATTACATAATTTCTACTGCTGATTCGATTTCTATGTGTAGTGAGGCAGCTTCCACTGGCAAACCTCTTTATATATTCTGTCCTAGTAATTTTAAATCACCTAAACATCTATCATTTACTCAAAATTTGCTAGAGTTAGGAATAGCTAAAATATTAGACCAATCTGTAACTCAACTTGAACAATATAATTATACTCCACTTAATGAAGTAGAAAAAATAGCTAATATAATAGTTGCAAAAAATTGG